One window of Misgurnus anguillicaudatus chromosome 13, ASM2758022v2, whole genome shotgun sequence genomic DNA carries:
- the trim101 gene encoding tripartite motif containing 101 isoform X1: MSIPQDICSSDKDSLETLEKQLICPICLEVFTKPVVILPCLHNLCRKCANELYQPSLFQVGVGGHFRCPSCRQEIVLDRHGVYGLQRNLLVENIIDVYKQESARADQESVSSRPPPKPPAQLTCDEHDDEKLNIYCMECQVPTCSLCKVFGAHKNCKVVPLSDVYEQQKTELSDEVASLVSSNDDTQAFINELEAICRNIEENSRIQKQILCEKFDGMTAILEERCKIMTQQITCEEEEKTGWTQSLVQTYSGHVDTNSKLMEAARIAIEDLEMADFVLTSKDLIEKVSKATTSFTLETLEPGYEKMDHYKVDFSTEEQVLYQLDFIKVEEEVEDTSDEPISEPEPEPVYELEPMPTPEPVYESEPMPTPEPVYEFEPMPTPEPVYEPEPIPEPDQDLKSDSETRSFMSETIGNSWGQANACADVRKEPVCERNGFSIQQAVTLTLYFLGFLFILQRMWGSIQCLICI, translated from the exons ATGTCTATACCACAGGACATATGCTCTTCCGACAAAGACTCACTGGAGACTCTGGAGAAACAGCTTATTTGCCCCATCTGTTTGGAGGTCTTCACCAAACCAGTCGTCATTCTGCCCTGTCTGCACAACCTTTGCCGCAAGTGTGCCAATGAGCTGTACCAG CCATCTCTATTTCAGGTTGGCGTTGGAGGACACTTTCGCTGCCCTTCCTGTCGACAGGAGATTGTCCTGGACCGTCACGGAGTTTATGGACTTCAGCGCAATTTACTTGTGGAGAACATCATTGATGTTTACAAGCAGGAGTCTGCGAGGGCAGATCAGGAAAGTGTTAG CTCTAGGCCTCCACCAAAGCCTCCGGCTCAGCTGACCTGTGATGAACACGATGATGAGAAGCTTAATATTTACTGCATGGAGTGTCAGGTGCCCACCTGTTCTCTCTGCAAGGTGTTTGGTGCTCACAAGAACTGCAAAGTAGTTCCTTTATCTGATGTCTATGAGCAACAGAAG ACAGAGCTCAGTGATGAAGTTGCCTCATTGGTTTCCTCCAATGATGACACCCAAGCTTTTATTAACGAACTGGAAGCAATCTGCAGGAACATAGAG GAGAATAGCAGGATCCAAAAACAGATTCTTTGTGAGAAGTTTGATGGCATGACTGCTATTCTGGAGGAACGATGCAAAATCATGACTCAACAGATTACATGTGAGGAGGAGGAAAAGACTGGCTGGACCCAATCTTTAGTGCAGACCTACAGTGGGCATGTAGACACAAACTCAAAATTGATGGAGGCAGCTCGTATCGCTATTGAAGACTTAGAGATGGCTGATTTTGTGCTG ACTTCAAAAGATCTTATTGAGAA GGTTTCTAAAGCGACTACTAGCTTTACTTTGGAGACCCTTGAACCTGGATATGAGAAGATGGATCACTACAAGGTGGATTTTAGTACAGAGGAGCAAGTGCTCTATCAACTGGATTTCATAAAGG TTGAAGAAGAGGTGGAGGACACATCTGATGAGCCAATATCAGAACCAGAGCCAGAACCTGTGTATGAACTTGAACCAATGCCAACCCCAGAACCTGTGTATGAATCTGAACCAATGCCAACCCCAGAACCTGTGTATGAATTTGAACCAATGCCAACCCCAGAACCTGTGTATGAACCTGAACCAATCCCTGAACCAGACCAGGATCTAAAATCAGACTCTGAGACGAGAAGCTTCATGTCAGAGACTATTGGGAATTCATGGGGGCAAGCAAATGCCTGTGCAGATGTCAGAAAGGAGCCTGTGTGCGAGAGGAACGGGTTTAGCATCCAGCAG GCTGTCACCCTCACCCTTTACTTCCTGGGTTTTCTGTTCATCCTACAGCGAATGTGGGGAAGCATTCAGTGCCTAATTTGTATATAG
- the trim101 gene encoding tripartite motif containing 101 isoform X2 — MSIPQDICSSDKDSLETLEKQLICPICLEVFTKPVVILPCLHNLCRKCANELYQVGVGGHFRCPSCRQEIVLDRHGVYGLQRNLLVENIIDVYKQESARADQESVSSRPPPKPPAQLTCDEHDDEKLNIYCMECQVPTCSLCKVFGAHKNCKVVPLSDVYEQQKTELSDEVASLVSSNDDTQAFINELEAICRNIEENSRIQKQILCEKFDGMTAILEERCKIMTQQITCEEEEKTGWTQSLVQTYSGHVDTNSKLMEAARIAIEDLEMADFVLTSKDLIEKVSKATTSFTLETLEPGYEKMDHYKVDFSTEEQVLYQLDFIKVEEEVEDTSDEPISEPEPEPVYELEPMPTPEPVYESEPMPTPEPVYEFEPMPTPEPVYEPEPIPEPDQDLKSDSETRSFMSETIGNSWGQANACADVRKEPVCERNGFSIQQAVTLTLYFLGFLFILQRMWGSIQCLICI; from the exons ATGTCTATACCACAGGACATATGCTCTTCCGACAAAGACTCACTGGAGACTCTGGAGAAACAGCTTATTTGCCCCATCTGTTTGGAGGTCTTCACCAAACCAGTCGTCATTCTGCCCTGTCTGCACAACCTTTGCCGCAAGTGTGCCAATGAGCTGTACCAG GTTGGCGTTGGAGGACACTTTCGCTGCCCTTCCTGTCGACAGGAGATTGTCCTGGACCGTCACGGAGTTTATGGACTTCAGCGCAATTTACTTGTGGAGAACATCATTGATGTTTACAAGCAGGAGTCTGCGAGGGCAGATCAGGAAAGTGTTAG CTCTAGGCCTCCACCAAAGCCTCCGGCTCAGCTGACCTGTGATGAACACGATGATGAGAAGCTTAATATTTACTGCATGGAGTGTCAGGTGCCCACCTGTTCTCTCTGCAAGGTGTTTGGTGCTCACAAGAACTGCAAAGTAGTTCCTTTATCTGATGTCTATGAGCAACAGAAG ACAGAGCTCAGTGATGAAGTTGCCTCATTGGTTTCCTCCAATGATGACACCCAAGCTTTTATTAACGAACTGGAAGCAATCTGCAGGAACATAGAG GAGAATAGCAGGATCCAAAAACAGATTCTTTGTGAGAAGTTTGATGGCATGACTGCTATTCTGGAGGAACGATGCAAAATCATGACTCAACAGATTACATGTGAGGAGGAGGAAAAGACTGGCTGGACCCAATCTTTAGTGCAGACCTACAGTGGGCATGTAGACACAAACTCAAAATTGATGGAGGCAGCTCGTATCGCTATTGAAGACTTAGAGATGGCTGATTTTGTGCTG ACTTCAAAAGATCTTATTGAGAA GGTTTCTAAAGCGACTACTAGCTTTACTTTGGAGACCCTTGAACCTGGATATGAGAAGATGGATCACTACAAGGTGGATTTTAGTACAGAGGAGCAAGTGCTCTATCAACTGGATTTCATAAAGG TTGAAGAAGAGGTGGAGGACACATCTGATGAGCCAATATCAGAACCAGAGCCAGAACCTGTGTATGAACTTGAACCAATGCCAACCCCAGAACCTGTGTATGAATCTGAACCAATGCCAACCCCAGAACCTGTGTATGAATTTGAACCAATGCCAACCCCAGAACCTGTGTATGAACCTGAACCAATCCCTGAACCAGACCAGGATCTAAAATCAGACTCTGAGACGAGAAGCTTCATGTCAGAGACTATTGGGAATTCATGGGGGCAAGCAAATGCCTGTGCAGATGTCAGAAAGGAGCCTGTGTGCGAGAGGAACGGGTTTAGCATCCAGCAG GCTGTCACCCTCACCCTTTACTTCCTGGGTTTTCTGTTCATCCTACAGCGAATGTGGGGAAGCATTCAGTGCCTAATTTGTATATAG